Proteins from a genomic interval of Desulfovibrio litoralis DSM 11393:
- a CDS encoding cytidylyltransferase domain-containing protein: MYKAAIILQARMGSTRLPGKVLKTVLDKPLLAYTVERLRYCKLVSELILATTNDPSDEPLVAFAQENKLPIFRGSINDVLDRYYSALSLLKDQNIQYIMRITGDCPLIDPTICDAVIQEVQKQKADYCISSERFAEGLDCEVFTKQALIKAWTEAKLASEREHVTLFIRNHPELFNLAKYDQTRDDGKIRITVDEQADFELVEAIIKALYKKDATPFSFEDIRNFLINHPELMEKNSDIIRNAGLIKSLKEDYIAKG; encoded by the coding sequence ATGTATAAAGCGGCAATTATTTTACAAGCACGCATGGGGTCAACCAGACTACCCGGAAAGGTTTTAAAAACTGTTTTAGACAAACCTTTACTCGCTTATACTGTCGAGCGTTTACGCTATTGTAAACTTGTAAGCGAGCTTATACTTGCAACGACTAATGACCCTAGCGATGAGCCTTTGGTCGCCTTTGCACAAGAAAATAAACTGCCTATTTTCCGTGGTAGTATTAATGATGTCTTAGACCGTTATTATTCGGCTTTGTCTTTATTAAAAGACCAAAATATCCAATATATCATGCGGATTACCGGCGATTGTCCTTTAATTGATCCGACAATTTGCGATGCTGTTATTCAAGAAGTTCAAAAGCAAAAAGCCGATTATTGCATTAGCTCCGAACGCTTTGCCGAAGGGCTAGACTGTGAAGTATTTACCAAACAAGCCTTAATTAAAGCTTGGACAGAGGCAAAACTCGCCTCCGAGCGTGAGCATGTAACTTTATTTATTCGCAATCACCCGGAATTATTTAACTTAGCTAAATATGATCAAACTCGTGATGATGGAAAAATTAGAATTACCGTTGATGAACAAGCGGATTTTGAGTTGGTCGAAGCGATTATTAAAGCCTTGTATAAAAAAGACGCAACTCCGTTTAGCTTTGAAGATATTCGTAATTTTCTGATCAACCACCCTGAACTTATGGAGAAAAATTCTGATATAATTCGCAATGCGGGTTTAATTAAGTCTTTAAAAGAAGATTATATTGCGAAGGGGTAA